Below is a window of Mycoplasmopsis anatis DNA.
GAACAAATATGGTAAAAATGATTTAGAAATTGAAAAACTTCTTGAAGATACAATTAAATTCGATTCATTATTAATTGAATCAGCAAAAAATAGTGTTGAATACGCTCAATATACAAAACTTTATAATCCATTAACACCAAATGAAGTTAAGAAGTATTTTGTTGGTTTTGATTTTATGTCACATGCATCTAAGTTAGTGCAAAACAAAGAAATTGACAAAATTATTTTCCCTAACGAAAAAATCTTTCCAGTGTTTAAAGATATTTTTAACGAACATAACTTTGAATTATATAAATCTGCATTTTTAGTATTTAACTTATTAAAATTAACCCCATATTTAGATGAAGAATCAAGAATAATTTCGGGTGAATTTAGTAGATTTTTAAGTGGTACAAAAGAAGCTAAATCATTAACAAAATATGCTATGAATTCATCTTTATCATATTATTCAATTCCATTTGGAATTTACTATGCCAAAACTTACTTTGGAGAAGAAAATAAGAGAGAAGTTGAGAAAATGATTCAAGAAATGATTCAAGTTTACAAAGAAAGACTTGAAACTAATAGTTGACTTGAACCTCAAACAATAGAAAAAGCATTGGAAAAATTAAACAAAATTGAATACATGGTTGCATACCCAGAAGAGCTTCAACCTGTTTATGATCACTTAATAGTTGATGAAGACAAATCTCTTGTTGAGAATGTTCTTGAATTCAACTCAATCAGAAATGAATTTAATTTCAAAAAATATTTAGAAGAAACTAACCCTAAATATTGAAGTATGTCTCCAGCAACTGTAAATGCTTACTACAATCCAATGAAAAACCACATTGTATTCCCCGCAGCAATTCTTTCTTACCCATTTTATTCACCTAAAAATAGTTCAGCAGCTAATTTTGGTGGAATTGGTGCGGTTATAGCTCACGAGATTTCTCACGCTTTTGATAATAATGGTTCGCAATTCGATTCAGAAGGTAATTTAAATAATTGATGAACAGAAAATGACCTAGAAAAATTCAACAAAAAAATAGAACATATTATTAGACTATTTGATGGTAGAGAAGTTATTTCTGGTGAAAAATGTAATGGTACTTTAACAGCTTCAGAAAATATTG
It encodes the following:
- a CDS encoding M13 family metallopeptidase, with the translated sequence MSKNSLKNDFFNYINQEWLEKTQIPSDRPAISGFGELDLAIEKLTIDLTLGFADGSKQMPNDKYIKEYIKLFKKFYDAEQRNKISYEPVHKILSKIEKLSSFEELNKNYLEFQKYFSYLPVDFGVAEDMKNSKINVLWAETPNLILPDKTDYENVENRDKKLNAWKSMTRKLLNKYGKNDLEIEKLLEDTIKFDSLLIESAKNSVEYAQYTKLYNPLTPNEVKKYFVGFDFMSHASKLVQNKEIDKIIFPNEKIFPVFKDIFNEHNFELYKSAFLVFNLLKLTPYLDEESRIISGEFSRFLSGTKEAKSLTKYAMNSSLSYYSIPFGIYYAKTYFGEENKREVEKMIQEMIQVYKERLETNSWLEPQTIEKALEKLNKIEYMVAYPEELQPVYDHLIVDEDKSLVENVLEFNSIRNEFNFKKYLEETNPKYWSMSPATVNAYYNPMKNHIVFPAAILSYPFYSPKNSSAANFGGIGAVIAHEISHAFDNNGSQFDSEGNLNNWWTENDLEKFNKKIEHIIRLFDGREVISGEKCNGTLTASENIADCGGFQCAYEAASRRSDFNRKDFFESWARIWRFKSSDEYIKLLLSTDVHAPAKLRANVHLMNSPQFQEEYGISENDQMYLSKDEMLEIW